The sequence below is a genomic window from Tepidisphaeraceae bacterium.
TGCACGTTCACCAGGCTCACCGTGACCGTGTTCCCGCTACGGCTTGCAGAGCCGGAAAGGGCTGGCATCTGCTGGCGGACGCTTCCCTGCACGAAGCGGACGGTCGCGGATGATTCGATCTCGGTCCGCACGGCGGTGGCGCCCTGGTGGGGCTGGTAGAGGTCGAACGCGTGATAGGTCGGCGTGAGCACCATGCGGTCGCCGTCGGTGAGGATCATGGCCTGCAGCACATTCACGACCTGCGCGATGTTGGCCATCACCACCTTGTCAGCGTGACGGTTGAACGCGTCGAGCGTGATGGCGGCCACCAGCGCGTCGCGCAGCGTGTTCTGCTGCCAGAGGTGGTTTGGATTGCGTCCAGGCGTGGGCGGGTGCCACGTGCCCCATTCATCGATGATCAGGCCGATCTTTCGTTCGGGATCGACCTCGTCGAGCGCCGCCCGCTGGTCGAGGATAAGCCCTTCGACGGCGGTGGCGCGATGCAGCAGTTCATACCACTGGTCGGTTGTGTAGTCGGTGGCGGTGCCGGCGGTGCCGCAGTAGTAGTGGGCAGCGAAGCCGTGCAGTTGCCAGTCGCCCGCGGGGACGCCGGCCCTGGCGAAGAAGCGGCGCGTCCAATCGACGTTGTTGCCGTTGGGGCCGCAAGCGATCAAAAACAGCGGCATGCGCGTCGGCACGCGCATGAACGTGCCCAAGTAGGTCGCGAACCGCTTGTAAGCCGTCGCGTAATCCTCCGGTGACATCGACCCGCCGCAGCCCCAGTTCTCGTTGCCCACGCCCCAATACTCGACGTTCAACGACTGCGGTGACCCATCGGCCGCCCGGCGGCGCGCCAGCGTGCTGGGGCCGGTGAAGTTGCAATATTCCACCCACTGCTTCATCTCGCGTGGCGTGCCACTGCCCACGTTGCCCGCCAGATACGGTTTGGCGCGCAACAGGCCGCACAGGCGGAGGAACTCCTGGGTGCCGAAGGCGTTGTCTTCCAGGTTGTGACCCCACCACGCGTTCACGCGCGTCGGCCGGCTGGCGCGTGGGCCGACACCGTCTTCCCAGTGATAGTCGTCGGCGAAGCAGCCACCGGGCCAGCGCAACAGCGGGATGCGCAGCCGTTGTAGCGCTTCCAGCACGTCGGCCCGG
It includes:
- a CDS encoding alpha-L-arabinofuranosidase C-terminal domain-containing protein; the encoded protein is MPDQRVTVLLDEPIATIRPELHGQFAEHLGACVNDGLWVGEQSTIANVGGFRADVLEALQRLRIPLLRWPGGCFADDYHWEDGVGPRASRPTRVNAWWGHNLEDNAFGTQEFLRLCGLLRAKPYLAGNVGSGTPREMKQWVEYCNFTGPSTLARRRAADGSPQSLNVEYWGVGNENWGCGGSMSPEDYATAYKRFATYLGTFMRVPTRMPLFLIACGPNGNNVDWTRRFFARAGVPAGDWQLHGFAAHYYCGTAGTATDYTTDQWYELLHRATAVEGLILDQRAALDEVDPERKIGLIIDEWGTWHPPTPGRNPNHLWQQNTLRDALVAAITLDAFNRHADKVVMANIAQVVNVLQAMILTDGDRMVLTPTYHAFDLYQPHQGATAVRTEIESSATVRFVQGSVRQQMPALSGSASRSGNTVTVSLVNVHESLPLEIAIDLGGAPVRSATQSTIAHDDLTAHNTFDDPDTVRPTTQGVDTTELRYTLPPASVNVFRFTTA